One region of Malania oleifera isolate guangnan ecotype guangnan chromosome 6, ASM2987363v1, whole genome shotgun sequence genomic DNA includes:
- the LOC131158157 gene encoding pentatricopeptide repeat-containing protein At1g31430 isoform X2 — MLSQHNFLLFKSTSLHFLAKQLYFSTSTHISRLNQTSKTTCLLCLRNCKSMRELKEIQAHLLRIGLHQNKDILNKVMVFCTDPSFGNLLYAERIFNCLHDPCLFIYNVIIKAFAKNGHLRKVLLLFNKLREEGLSPDNFTYPFVLKTIGCLREVFEGAKVHGYIIKTGLEFENYVCNSLMDMYSELGYVENLTKLFEQMPEHDVVSWNILISGYVRCKRFGDAIDVFHHMQQESNVKPVEATVVSTLSACVALRNLEFGKEIHRYISEELEFTVRISNALLDMYSKCGCLTIAREIFDAMPTKNVICWTSMVSGYVNSGQLNEARKLFERSPIKDIVLWTAIINGYVQFNRFDEAVELFREMQIRKFRPDRFTVVSLLTGCAQLGALEQGKWIHGFIDENRITVDTVVGTALIEMYAKCGCIEKSMEIFSGLKEKDTASWTSIICGLAMNGNTSKALELFSEMEKFGAKPDDITFIGVLSACSHGGLVEQGRQYFNSMAEVFRVEPKLEHYGCMIDLLGRAGLLDEAESLIESIPNEDNEIIVPLYGALLSACRIHGNVDAGERVSKRLLEIEACDSGVHTLLANIYASADRWEDVTKVRKKMKALGVKKVPGCSSIEVNGVVHEFLVGDASQSEMKEVCFILDIIAKPLLDLEEKEMEETVVALIT, encoded by the coding sequence ATGCTTTCTCAACATAACTTTCTGCTATTCAAGTCGACTTCACTTCATTTCCTTGCAAAGCAACTGTATTTCTCAACTTCCACTCACATCAGCAGACTCAACCAGACCTCCAAGACAACATGTTTGCTTTGCCTCCGAAATTGCAAGTCCATGAGAGAACTCAAAGAAATCCAAGCACACCTCTTAAGGATTGGTCTCCACCAAAACAAAGACATCCTCAACAAGGTCATGGTTTTTTGTACAGACCCATCTTTTGGGAACTTGCTGTATGCTGAAAGAATCTTCAACTGCCTCCATGACCCATGTTTATTCATTTACAATGTAATAATCAAAGCATTTGCAAAGAATGGCCACTTGAGAAAGGTTCTATTGCTTTTCAACAAATTGAGAGAGGAAGGCTTGTCACCTGATAATTTCACGTACCCATTTGTTCTTAAGACAATTGGATGCTTGCGGGAAGTTTTTGAAGGTGCAAAGGTTCATGGTTATATCATAAAGACTGGACTTGAGTTTGAAAATTATGTTTGTAACTCTCTAATGGACATGTATAGTGAGTTAGGTTATGTTGAAAATTTAACCAAGTTGTTTGAACAAATGCCTGAGCATGATGTGGTTTCTTGGAATATTTTAATTTCTGGATATGTTAGGTGTAAGAGATTTGGAGATGCCATTGATGTTTTTCACCATATGCAACAAGAAAGCAATGTGAAGCCTGTTGAAGCTACTGTTGTAAGCACTCTATCAGCTTGTGTGGCATTAAGAAACTTAGAATTTGGTAAGGAAATTCATCGCTATATTAGTGAGGAACTTGAATTTACTGTTAGAATCAGCAATGCGCTGTTAGACATGTACTCCAAATGTGGATGTCTAACTATAGCTCGGGAAATTTTTGATGCAATGCCAACGAAAAATGTGATCTGTTGGACCAGTATGGTATCTGGCTATGTAAACTCTGGTCAGCTCAACGAAGCTAGAAAGCTGTTTGAGAGAAGTCCAATTAAGGATATTGTTCTTTGGACAGCTATAATAAATGGGTATGTGCAGTTTAATAGATTTGATGAAGCTGTGGAGCTGTTTCGAGAGATGCAAATTAGAAAGTTTAGACCTGATAGATTCACAGTAGTTTCTCTGCTCACGGGCTGTGCTCAACTGGGAGCTCTGGAGCAAGGTAAATGGATCCATGGATTCATAGATGAAAACAGAATTACAGTAGATACAGTTGTTGGTACTGCTCTTATAGAAATGTATGCCAAATGCGGATGCATAGAGAAATCGATGGAGATATTCAGTGggttaaaagaaaaagatacagCCTCTTGGACTTCAATTATTTGTGGGCTTGCTATGAATGGAAATACAAGCAAAGCACTTGAGTTGTTCTCAGAAATGGAAAAATTTGGAGCTAAACCTGATGATATAACCTTTATTGGTGTTTTAAGTGCTTGTAGTCATGGTGGACTGGTAGAGCAAGGTCGCCAGTATTTTAACTCTATGGCAGAAGTATTTAGGGTTGAGCCAAAGTTAGAACACTATGGGTGTATGATTGACCTTCTTGGTCGTGCTGGACTGTTAGATGAAGCGGAGTCACTGATAGAAAGCATTCCAAATGAAGACAATGAGATTATAGTTCCGCTTTACGGTGCTTTGCTTAGTGCTTGCAGAATCCATGGCAATGTTGATGCGGGTGAACGGGTGTCTAAACGACTTTTAGAAATTGAAGCATGTGATTCTGGTGTCCACACCCTTCTTGCTAATATCTATGCATCTGCTGACAGATGGGAAGATGTCACGAAggtgagaaagaaaatgaaagcTCTTGGAGTAAAGAAAGTGCCTGGATGTAGTTCAATTGAGGTTAATGGTGTTGTCCATGAGTTTCTTGTAGGGGATGCATCTCAGTCAGAGATGAAAGAAGTATGTTTCATTTTAGATATAATTGCCAAACCATTGTTGGATTtagaagaaaaggaaatggaagaGACTGTTGTGGCTCTGATAACTTAA
- the LOC131158157 gene encoding pentatricopeptide repeat-containing protein At1g31430 isoform X1: MRELKEIQAHLLRIGLHQNKDILNKVMVFCTDPSFGNLLYAERIFNCLHDPCLFIYNVIIKAFAKNGHLRKVLLLFNKLREEGLSPDNFTYPFVLKTIGCLREVFEGAKVHGYIIKTGLEFENYVCNSLMDMYSELGYVENLTKLFEQMPEHDVVSWNILISGYVRCKRFGDAIDVFHHMQQESNVKPVEATVVSTLSACVALRNLEFGKEIHRYISEELEFTVRISNALLDMYSKCGCLTIAREIFDAMPTKNVICWTSMVSGYVNSGQLNEARKLFERSPIKDIVLWTAIINGYVQFNRFDEAVELFREMQIRKFRPDRFTVVSLLTGCAQLGALEQGKWIHGFIDENRITVDTVVGTALIEMYAKCGCIEKSMEIFSGLKEKDTASWTSIICGLAMNGNTSKALELFSEMEKFGAKPDDITFIGVLSACSHGGLVEQGRQYFNSMAEVFRVEPKLEHYGCMIDLLGRAGLLDEAESLIESIPNEDNEIIVPLYGALLSACRIHGNVDAGERVSKRLLEIEACDSGVHTLLANIYASADRWEDVTKVRKKMKALGVKKVPGCSSIEVNGVVHEFLVGDASQSEMKEVCFILDIIAKPLLDLEEKEMEETVVALIT; this comes from the coding sequence ATGAGAGAACTCAAAGAAATCCAAGCACACCTCTTAAGGATTGGTCTCCACCAAAACAAAGACATCCTCAACAAGGTCATGGTTTTTTGTACAGACCCATCTTTTGGGAACTTGCTGTATGCTGAAAGAATCTTCAACTGCCTCCATGACCCATGTTTATTCATTTACAATGTAATAATCAAAGCATTTGCAAAGAATGGCCACTTGAGAAAGGTTCTATTGCTTTTCAACAAATTGAGAGAGGAAGGCTTGTCACCTGATAATTTCACGTACCCATTTGTTCTTAAGACAATTGGATGCTTGCGGGAAGTTTTTGAAGGTGCAAAGGTTCATGGTTATATCATAAAGACTGGACTTGAGTTTGAAAATTATGTTTGTAACTCTCTAATGGACATGTATAGTGAGTTAGGTTATGTTGAAAATTTAACCAAGTTGTTTGAACAAATGCCTGAGCATGATGTGGTTTCTTGGAATATTTTAATTTCTGGATATGTTAGGTGTAAGAGATTTGGAGATGCCATTGATGTTTTTCACCATATGCAACAAGAAAGCAATGTGAAGCCTGTTGAAGCTACTGTTGTAAGCACTCTATCAGCTTGTGTGGCATTAAGAAACTTAGAATTTGGTAAGGAAATTCATCGCTATATTAGTGAGGAACTTGAATTTACTGTTAGAATCAGCAATGCGCTGTTAGACATGTACTCCAAATGTGGATGTCTAACTATAGCTCGGGAAATTTTTGATGCAATGCCAACGAAAAATGTGATCTGTTGGACCAGTATGGTATCTGGCTATGTAAACTCTGGTCAGCTCAACGAAGCTAGAAAGCTGTTTGAGAGAAGTCCAATTAAGGATATTGTTCTTTGGACAGCTATAATAAATGGGTATGTGCAGTTTAATAGATTTGATGAAGCTGTGGAGCTGTTTCGAGAGATGCAAATTAGAAAGTTTAGACCTGATAGATTCACAGTAGTTTCTCTGCTCACGGGCTGTGCTCAACTGGGAGCTCTGGAGCAAGGTAAATGGATCCATGGATTCATAGATGAAAACAGAATTACAGTAGATACAGTTGTTGGTACTGCTCTTATAGAAATGTATGCCAAATGCGGATGCATAGAGAAATCGATGGAGATATTCAGTGggttaaaagaaaaagatacagCCTCTTGGACTTCAATTATTTGTGGGCTTGCTATGAATGGAAATACAAGCAAAGCACTTGAGTTGTTCTCAGAAATGGAAAAATTTGGAGCTAAACCTGATGATATAACCTTTATTGGTGTTTTAAGTGCTTGTAGTCATGGTGGACTGGTAGAGCAAGGTCGCCAGTATTTTAACTCTATGGCAGAAGTATTTAGGGTTGAGCCAAAGTTAGAACACTATGGGTGTATGATTGACCTTCTTGGTCGTGCTGGACTGTTAGATGAAGCGGAGTCACTGATAGAAAGCATTCCAAATGAAGACAATGAGATTATAGTTCCGCTTTACGGTGCTTTGCTTAGTGCTTGCAGAATCCATGGCAATGTTGATGCGGGTGAACGGGTGTCTAAACGACTTTTAGAAATTGAAGCATGTGATTCTGGTGTCCACACCCTTCTTGCTAATATCTATGCATCTGCTGACAGATGGGAAGATGTCACGAAggtgagaaagaaaatgaaagcTCTTGGAGTAAAGAAAGTGCCTGGATGTAGTTCAATTGAGGTTAATGGTGTTGTCCATGAGTTTCTTGTAGGGGATGCATCTCAGTCAGAGATGAAAGAAGTATGTTTCATTTTAGATATAATTGCCAAACCATTGTTGGATTtagaagaaaaggaaatggaagaGACTGTTGTGGCTCTGATAACTTAA